The stretch of DNA ctggacggaataacagggacagttggggtttttgatgtcccctcgagtgctgggccattcgaaggtgaattattcccacggaaaccaggaggaacctgattttgcttgtccgctgcactcgatttttcaggcatgctaacagggggtatcaccggaggggcttgtccttgaactttgggagtggtcacatttttgcgccggggattcccttggaaaatgaacggtgtgcccccgttagctgtgtccgcttctatttcgtcaacgggcaacgtggcgaagacattttgtgtgttgattggttgttgttgttgggccagtggagaagcgccctttaaaatatccgcaaaagtgcgtttcgagcgttccttcaaagagcgcttctgtttctcccagcgactcttgtaattttcacaaactgagagctcgtgtggggatcccccgcaatatggacatttatgctcagtcgcactgcaggatttcccctcatgttgctctcatggcacaataatccgaagtgtgaccaactgacttgcatttgttgcaagtcatgggctttggcacgaagagtcgcacaggtagtttcaatttgtccaccataacgtagtcagggagggcggcaccagcaaaggtgacttgAAACGAGTCGGatggcgtaaatttagtttggtccccatcatgggaaagtttcccgagttggcgacagtccaagattttcacttccattgaggggagcttcttgaacttgccttttccttctgcttttatttgttcgctcgtcagacccgtttcagttatcaccccctcaatttctacgttatgggagggtataaatgttcgatattcgagagtgaaatgttgatcagcaacaatctcgtttgcgtgtttccgttcattcacgacaactcgcaatttgttcggtctaaccctgcgaatttcagatacagaagtgtatctggccagatctttcatgatttgaatcacgttaaggttttttcctttcggttttggccggaggaaaacaacccaagggccagttccaggtgcatcttctggataaactctgacacgtggagcggagacaacagagggggaagacgaggacgaggacgaggacgaggacgaggatgaggatgaggacgaggacgaggattgggttggatcgtaagcatcagaagggggaagcgaaatcgatgatgggagagggtgagtggaagtaacagtgggttgagaagggaggcttgcaattttcttagagggggcttggtaggatgagcggattcgtccccagaagaattatcttccttatgagggactcgtttatgttttttcccagatcttgtatgagattcattatcggagatctccatctctggagatcctccactattctccattttacaaaaatttctgtcttatttctaaattattattgattttaacaataatcttaaaaaaaaatagcaaaaaaaaattatgataataatatcaaacaatgaacaaatgaattgaataataatattaataataaatatgtgtaccttaatatataagttgttccaataatgcgctctactgccctaatcagagagagacagaggctacgcgctacggagacaacacaatagcgcaagaatagcttacgcagccacgtgatgatgaatcccgtttgcgacagttacgcgatggcgatcccgttatgccgaatcagttcaacagccgcaatccggctcgctgcaagagcgctgcttcctttgttccttcgttccacttcacaaaaggtcaggacgaaagcggacagcaatgaccttcactcgtacacgattcactcgtaccaatagcacaatagcaaaagtggcaacgcacaataccgacactgaactttactcgtcaagagttggatagcgaatggaagatacttattgtcaatcattttgatcgtgtaaggtgcccataagtgtcactacctgagcatttgtatagaaaatggaacaAAGGAATATCATATTTTGaccaaacattgtttttaatgGGAAAACTCTTGGTTTTTcccacacagaatgacgctcgggactagcaaatcattctcgttgtgcaattttcggtggttcgagctttaaatggtcaataacgacgctggccacgtccttacagacaccagaggaagggagggaatgttagtatgataatcgccgcccgaaggccagaagggtcgcctctatagcgtggttccctagctattatcatggaaaggatagttgttagtggggaaaggtaagaatcaggattcactgcggtaagtgatgtgattaatgTCAATGTCAAAGCCATATGATTTGGGATTTTAAACGTAAGATTTCAATTTTTATGATTAGtacttattttgatttttctgaCACATCTTGTGCTTCTCTTTCTCATATTCTTTCCGGGAAAGCTGCCAGTCCTTTCTCCAGAGAAACACATTCCCTCTAACAGGTTACATCATGCACTCAACACAAATACATTCGTATACATGTATATAATGTGGAAGAAGAAACCGAAATAAATTTCGCTCGGGGACACATTATTACACTACATTAACTATTACTTTATGATAGACTACAATAGGTCTGGGAAAAAATAAACCGACGATATGATTTAATCCACGACGTGCGAAAACTCACTCATCTATCGTATGTTCACACGACAGTGAAAGTTGTCCCTGGGTAAAAAAAACCCAGGCACCACTGGAATAAACTGAACCGGCGATACAATTCATAACCCGTCACACGTAAAATTCTTTGACCTATTCTGTATTGCAACACACGGCCGAAGGTATCCTTAGGCAACTTTAGCGGAAGCAAAAATGCCAACGAATCGATTAATCCGCCATTAAAATTTTTGGATATTTCCTACGCTCTATTCAGTCTCGTGATCATCTTCCAACGAgaaagtaacactttttaacACAATCGCTAGCCATTCTCATTAAAACTAAACAAATATGTTCTGGCAACATTGCTTACACCACAAGCTACTGAATTTTTAGCTGTCACAGCCGAAGAATCATGCTTCATTCTCACTATGTATCTTCCTCTCACTTCATACAGCAAACACACAAACATCACAACTTCTTTTTTCTGGCGATTTGCATATGAACGCAGCCATTTTCTTTTAATTACTACTGCTATTGAATTTGAAGATGCGGACTCGATTAGGTGCAAAAACCTAGTTTCTTGCAAAAACACATACAAGATATGTCATGATGGAACGAGAAACAAGTCGTTATACGAAAGCAATCAAAAAAACATACAAGCAAACTCCACTCAATTCCAATGACTGAGGCAATAAGCACACTTAACCATGCGATTAACGCATTTTAGACCGAAACAACAATTAAAACACCGACattatagaagaaaaaaaaacggagcGCAAACGAGCAAGTCTGATCCGCGCCATCACTCAACTCAGATCTACCACAGGTTTTCCAAATGATTTGCTGTCTAAAAATTTCAGATACTTCTACTTCTTCTTCTAGTGATTCCTGATTATAAATGTTTCAGTTCTTGAAATccacagatgcacctcgctctggaaggccaaaagaggctacgaatccagaaatcgtataaCAAgaacatcgactcgttttgaacgatcgtaaagtgaagtaacgcgagttagctgaggccgtaggcatttcaaaagaacaagtggaatacattttgcacgacattgcgatgggtgccgcgtttgctgaacGTCGATCAAAAACAGcgacgcgttgatgattcaacagccggtttggcgctgttgaagcgtaatcgagtgaacttctttggggctgtccacataccacgtggacagaaaaagcacgattttagacaccccccctccctctccgtggacaagcgtggacatttactaaacccctcccctcttgtcctcgtggacatttttccatttcctttttcgGATCAATAAAATATTTGCATTGCGCCTATatttaatgtttattttatattaccgAAACTGTAACGTTAATCCCTCTTTATCCTGATCGTAACATTAATTCAAACTATCGGCTTTGTGAAAAAAAGCGAACTGGCTTTATTAGAAGTCGTGTTTTTTATGTCCTTtgatctcttcttcttcttctttttgactttaagaggctttaaacttcacAGTTCATTCACCTTTAATTCTTTCAGTTTTTCACTAATATTAACCAAGAATTATTTCATATCGCCCTTCGGTTTCTTATGAATTTCATTTATGTTGTCTTGATTTTTCCTTTGTTGAATTCTGCATCAAAACATCACTTATAGGTTtcgaacagattttttttagatttggcACATGGTATCATTATATATCTTATAACAAATAACAAGGAATGATTAAAATACGATATTTGACCAGGTTTTTGGAGAATCAAAAACCATTCTAGTAAAAAAGATAGCAGTTTGCTGGCAAAGAATGAATCGTAAAGCGGTATGAGaatatgaatttattatttcaagTATCAGCATGAGTTCATTtgcatatacagtagaacctcgattatcgcGGTGCGGGTTATCCGCGAAATGGAGTACCATAGCAATTATATAGGCCTTCCCGAAATTCGTCAGTGAGAGGTAGGATTTTGCTCTTTTGTTCTTTTTGGTTTACTGGTGTACATGACCATACAGATAAATAGTTAAATCATTTCTGTATTGATGGTAgtcttcatgatttcatgtttcATGCTAAAAGAAAggttttcgtgtttgcacctcatttttagtccattAATGCGTTATAGCACGTCACGAATCTGCCATGCACGTACGCAATGAAAAGCCGTACTATCCTGAGTCGGCTGAACTTATCAACAGCCCAAAACTTCACGATATTTTTAGTCCTGTTACAATTTGAAGAAGGTCTAACCATCGATAGGGAACCAGGAAAGCGAAGCAAAGGCAACTGATCCCAAAACTCACACGAAAGTGGTTGCTCTTTTCAAATGGACCCCGAATTTGTCATCGACAGGACTAAAAAATGGCATGATCTTCGCAAtcctaaattcaaaaaacaaatgaagGGGTGGGTTGAGAAATGTCGAGACACGAGTTGTATCGAACCGTAATGCGAAATAAAATCTAGAAACAAAGGAACGCTCAAGGATGCTCTACAAGAATTTTGAGATGATTTACGATTGCGTCGTAATAGATGATGGTACTGAAAAGCCGttatttccgaaaaaaaactattggacAAACGATTTAATACCTCTGCAAAGTGCCCAGgaaaacacaaaataaaaaaatggtcaaatTCCACAAAAGGCTGCATACTAAGAAATGAACCTTTCGTAACTCCTGCAACAACCAACCAGGATTCTTTTTCAACAGGAGTTCCTTCAGAAGATGTTGTCTTTTTCTGGCGTGCGATTATATGCTTTTTTATCCGTATTGGAAAACTGTCACTATTAAGATATGACCAAACGTTAATGAAGTACAACGACAATGGCGTCACTTTGGTTCCCAAGAAATGATATCCGGGCCAAGCTAAGGCTGATTGAGGATTACTGGTCGATTGTCAAGGGCAAACTAGAGGTAAACTGTGGAACTATAAGCATTGTGAAGGGGAGAAATTCGATCAATTACAGATTGAAGCAGTGTCCACTTACAATTCGTACGTGTTTTTTTAAGCAATACGTTCAGTGATCGCTACAAGAATTTTTCCATAGCGATTTGATCATAAAGTAGACTTCTTCCGGTACACAGAGTTTCACTGCTTTTCGTGCTGCGagtcaaaaaatattctagATGGAAGACGAGAGAACAAAATTAATCGTTCCCAATTACATTGAAAGTTCAACTTGATAAGGTGAGCCAATCGTACGCAGTTGAATACTACCAGAACTAACGTGTGTGATGTGCTCAGACATTTCCTTATTCAATGATGGATTCCGCACAGATTCCTAGCCAAGAAATCTTACCTAGGAGGTGTTCCTGACAGATTTTAATTCACATTCATGGATAAATTTGCTCGTGAGTTCGTGATTTGGCAAGGTATTTGCCCGATGGAGCGAAAAACAATATATGAAGATGATCCTCGAGATAtcggtgatttttttgtgagttACTCTCAAAGTATACATCACAGTGAAGAAATTCAATAATATGAGAAAAAGATGGATGTTCCAGAGTGCAGCTCAACCCTTCTATTAAAAATTACGAAGTTCTAAGGGTGGGaagttataaaaaaatattgaaaatgcagAACAAATTTCAGGCTTCATTTATACTATACTTCTTaagcgtgtccacgtggacattatccataacccctaccccccataccgtggacaaacgtggacattctcgtaccccctacccccctaaagttgtccacgtggtatgtggacagcccctttcgACGTTTtgcgacaatggatgaaacgtggatccattaccacacttctgagtccaataggcagtctgcagagtgactGAAAAGCATacttcgaagacttagacgtttcgtactaaagaaagggaatcgaaatgttggaaactcgctttGCCAACTGTATTGCCCtcaaaggaaactatgttgaggaataaatacagctttggtGTTTTTAATGGTGGTTTTAACGTAGTGTATCTATTCTATTTTCCAGACATGTTTTAGGGCTACACTTGGCGAGTTTGACATTACTATTATACCATAAACAAATAGAACCCAAAAAGACGCGACTCACCCAATCAAACTTGAGCGTTTTACAACCTATGCTCACGTTATTTTCGTCACAAAGCTCGTCTTCCTACAATAATCTCAGTTTTTGAGGTAAGAACGGTTTCTGCAACTGGAGATACACAAGTGccacaacacaaaaaaaaacgcgtcGCTTACAGTAACGCGACGACGATGATCCTGTTTGTTTGGATaccgctgaaaaaaaaaaccctgtcTGGAGCCAGCCCAATCATGACTGGCGGGTCTCCCTAGGGGGAGGCCAAGCTCCAATCTGTGGTCTTGGCCCTCCCAGCTGAAGTGATGGTGGAAGCGCGCCGATGTGTGCCTGCCAAAAAtacttgtgattttttttgtcgatcaaagatgaaaaaaatgttagagAAGAAGAGTGTCTCACGATGACTCGAGTAAGACAATattcgctcgctcgctcgaCTGAAGGATGCGAGGGACGCAAATATGATTAACATTGCTGCAATAAatcaaaactgtcaaaataaaaCACAACTTCCTTTCAGCAAGGCTTCGATAATCGATGAATGTTTCCGAGTCTGGCGAGTATTTCGCTTTCGATGTGATTCCTGGCGTCAAATAGATTGCGTGGAAAATGATGGTGGTAAAAAGCAAAAAATGTCGTCGGAAAGTTGGACGTGGTGATGTATGACGAATATGGGAAAATAGTTGACATTAGTGTTGACAATGAAACTGATAACTTTATTTTCGTAACGGAGCTTTCGTTCTAatttatttttgcatcacagcAACTCTcaataaattttaatgatgttAGATCAAATCAAGTGAATGCGTTAATGTTGAGCACTTACTTTTATTTCACCCTGATAAGAAATGGTGGAGCCGTCTGGCAGGGTGGCGAATACAATTTCCGTTTTGGCCTTTTTCAGTGAGCCACCGATTATGGGCGCTACAGAAGATGGTTCCAGTTGCAGGATCTCATAAGTTTTTGCGTTGTCATCAAATTCGTTTACTCGCGCGATGGCTATTCTGGTTCGCACCAACCTGGTGCTCATTTTCATTGATGGAGCCAATGAGGACCTCGGGGTCGAGTATCCTAGGGGGGATTGGCTACTCTCCGGTTTTCCCCTGGAAAGATTATATTTTTCTGCAAGTATTATGCTGTTTGTTTGATTCTTTTTCAGTTTCTCTAGAGCTATGAAAGAAAACACGTTCAAGcacatcaaaacaataaagttgGCGAATGGAATACTTTTGCCGCGTTCGCTTGAAAGTGAATTGGTTCGGGTGCTCTGTTCGAAGGATGAAGGAAGTTTAGCCGTATGATATGATTTTGATGACGCTTTGGAAGACGATTTAGATATTATGCTTCTGTAACGAAAGGAGAACATCTTGAACTTAAGCTATTCTAGGATGATGCTGGCTGAAGATTTTTATACGTTTCTGACGATTTTTACTAGATTTATTTTATGAACCTCAATATTTACTATCACAGTATCAACTCACCGCCTCTTACCGATTTTGTTATCTTCCTGTGAGAAACTTTCCAGTTTTTCCTGCTTCACAACAGCGGTAGCGGATGGAAATGGATCATGGTTTGAAATATCATCCGATTTTCTCGCCGTTTCGTTTTCCCGTTGTTCGCTGTTCAAACTAGGCGTACCTTTATCAATGCTCTCATCGGAACATGATTTGTACAATTGTACATCACTAATCGGTCTACTTGGAACCGAACCATGCTCTCGCTGGTCTATTGTGGCTTTCCAACCAAAGAAATACCCCAAGCACTCGATCCCGTACAGAACGCTTTCATCCAAGGTAGGGCCAAAAAAGCAGCGTCTCAAATCTGTCAGACTTATGCTATCCTGCGAGAGAAAAACAAGAGGAAATCTGTTCTCCGATGTTGATTTTGAATTAACTTCTCGCCGTATATTACCATCGCAAGCGTTCCAAATTTTGGCCGTCCGAATTGGGGCGAATTCAAATATGCCGAGCGATTGGAAGTGACAGATAAAAACACTGGCGACTGCTATGATTTAGCTTGAAGGTCGCACATTGGAGTATGGGGAGAATAAAATTTAACGGGAAAAACTGCAAATCGCACGGAAGTAATCCGGTCTCGCGGAGAGGGAAAATAAAACTAAAGCGGAAATCCGAAAGCTTGCCAAACAGCCATTCGCAAAGCAAAGACAAAATGGTCCGGGAATCTGGAGAGTGGACTTGTCAATAGTTGTGATTTCAAGGACCACCGtaacggcagcagcagcagcagcagcagcgcgtTATGAGTTAAGAACTTCAATAATGAATGATTAGCTTTGATGGCGTGCCAAActcaattgaattgaattacATCTGCCAGAGCGGTGGGATAATATTGGTAAAGGATTAAGTGTTCCTCTGGTCGCTGGCGGGTGCTGTGGAAGGACTAAGATCGAATTTAGTTATTGAGGTCGGTTTGTTTTGGGTCAAACTGGACGAACGGAAACTCTTTGCGTCAGACAAATAAAATGCTTAGATGAAAATAAATTAGGATCCAAATGTTTTTCTTGAAATGAACGATTAATATAACCTTTACATCAATGTATGTCTTCacgtaatacaggtcggactcgattatccggagtattgattttttttcactccgtataatcgaatcctccggataaacgaatcacaaaaaaacgaatttttagtcggtaaacgtaatataattatgatttgcacttatttattaaacagtTCTAGCTCGACccttttgtatgtttgtgactttgtaactttgtctgtagcgctgtaccacattaataacAATTATCCCCCTTCTTGTTGatcgattgatttgaaatttggaacacatctttatctctggtgtcattatgaaactgcgtattgcaagatcttgaaaatccaagatggcgaccgcaactaaatggcggattatgtatatattttctaaaaatcccatcaatatgggttttctcaaaactccatcagtatgggtattaaatgaaagggctttactagtagagcacagttatttatgaaaaatgcaaatccaaaatggctgccaccacaaaatggcgccatatatatatttttttcgaaacttcatcaatatgggtatcaaagaaAGTGCTCGACAAGTAGATTATAGCGGatcatgaaaaaatcaaatccagGATAGCCGCTGTCCCCaaataactaattacttttcaaatggtttcattcagcttgacctgtttgtacgtatgtttgaatgtttgaagggttgtcccatttcttcttcttcttcttcaatggcactaacgttcctagaggaacttcgccgtctcaacgtagtattacttgcgtcatttttattagtacttagttgagatttctatgccaaataacacaccttgcaatgcattctgagtggcaagctctagaatacgcgtgatcacagtgcaagtcggaggaaatttctttgacgaaatattcccccgaccagaacgggaatcgaacccgaacacccggcatgctagttatgacgctaaccactcggccacgggagcacatatggttgtcccacattaataggaaattgaccccgttcctgttgactgattgatctgaaatttgggatACACCTTTAACTTTAACTCACCTCTACTGTCATGataaactgcgtattccatgatcttggaacattcaatttggccgccgctaaaaaatggttgaatggcttgacttgaagaacacgaaacataataacaacataaattcaaaaaggtcgccgtcactaaatggtcgactatgtatttttatagaatattatattttgtatagaatacagtacaccatgaaaattttctgaagaaaattaggtaagaaataaacgttggatttccattatccacagttagttgctTCATCATatatcccacgattttattttagtctcatcattgccctagatcaaGGAAGGAACGGATATGATAagtgctacttgcctaattattttctaacttttagtacattaaaccgtttaacttaaaggtttttttacttattttattttctagtttttagtgaatcattagtatacttctctacaataaaaccattcaacttctttttttaatttttatttcttagctaactttcttcggaatattttgatgatggactgtattctattagtcaaatcatttcatttgataccaaaattgagaggattgcaaaaaaaaatacattgtcGACAATTTTTTGGCGGCaatctttttgaatttatgttgtttataatgcagtgtattctccaagtcaagtcattttttagcggtgtccaaattgaatttttgaagatcatagaatacgcagtttcataatgacACTAGAactaaaggtatgttccaaatttcaaatcagtCAGTGatcaggaagggggtcaaatttcaattaatgtgggacaacctacaaacactcaaacatacaaacaaacagggcaagatgaatgaaaccattgaacaagtaattgtttattcgggaactgcggccatcttgaatttggatttttcataaataactgtgttctacaaggaactttaaaaaaatatatatggcaccattttaaggtggcggccattttggatttgcattattcataaatatctgtattctactagacaatccctttcaattgatatccatattgatggggttctgagaaaatatgtaatccgccat from Toxorhynchites rutilus septentrionalis strain SRP chromosome 3, ASM2978413v1, whole genome shotgun sequence encodes:
- the LOC129775268 gene encoding uncharacterized protein LOC129775268, which codes for MDSISLTDLRRCFFGPTLDESVLYGIECLGYFFGWKATIDQREHGSVPSRPISDVQLYKSCSDESIDKGTPSLNSEQRENETARKSDDISNHDPFPSATAVVKQEKLESFSQEDNKIGKRRSIISKSSSKASSKSYHTAKLPSSFEQSTRTNSLSSERGKTLEKLKKNQTNSIILAEKYNLSRGKPESSQSPLGYSTPRSSLAPSMKMSTRLVRTRIAIARVNEFDDNAKTYEILQLEPSSVAPIIGGSLKKAKTEIVFATLPDGSTISYQGEIKVSAQH